One Primulina huaijiensis isolate GDHJ02 chromosome 8, ASM1229523v2, whole genome shotgun sequence genomic region harbors:
- the LOC140982493 gene encoding protein IQ-DOMAIN 32-like isoform X2 has protein sequence MVKSSGACFKIIACGSDSVDHEDLQAPESKSSDERRGWSFRKRSARHRVLSNTIISEAPSSVKKESPESTDVNVLMQSNLTTQEKFSGIQGKEEKTELSARPNIKILDTIADNVDDSSADATYDESSTIVDDSSANATYDESSINAQRLLSKQKNIIKLQAAIRGHLVRRHAVGTLRCVQAIVKMQVLVRARRARLLVEESCDFEKQNASRGKNNPDPRSEREAKTNISLSYISIEKLLSNGFARQLLESTPESKSINIKCDPLRSDSAWKWLERWMSVSSVSNAEVLESGSGAGLLEKNNLEHSEGKVDCVVPSDHYPEQTNLAGLSASVEASVNDNDLISCEEDDVDLQVCKSTSPSSSHPDLQNIDKSDLTHIVTETVINLEAETISEPACVEITETDLNLKVDAKSLPDNEETVHEIDLPNVNNFSSEQPEIDTKKLSRKASNPSFLAAQSKFEELSSAANNAMLESSSNLDHDIEYDLDDEVCTSTDQQPFRSQGIESAENPISNAPAGQIGGSKCGTQLSISSTLDSPDRSEVGVNDIKQNPKIADESDHSTSGENFVLDINGISSILEPDQSHKNINHLPRDDSGNSATVECDNSVVPTDSPPLEKKPEPDLSGLQLELGSEASHLLHKQSPEASPRSHTTVTESQATPSRVVSSKPKKKRGEKSESSYKIKSLSADKKSLPSSNQDSASRSSMEQLPKEHKPVKRRNSFGSAKPDNADQEPRDSSSSNSLPSYMQATESARAKAIPSGSPRSSPDLHEKDIYIKKRRSLPGSNGRHGSPRIQRTLSQAQQNAKGNGTHSPQDRKWRR, from the exons ACCATCATCTCAGAAGCTCCTTCATCTGTGAAAAAGGAAAGTCCAGAATCTACAGATGTCAACGTCCTTATGCAGTCTAACTTGACTACTCAAGAGAAGTTCTCTGGAATTCAAGGGAAAGAAGAGAAGACTGAGTTGTCTGCTCGACCAAATATAAAGATATTAGACACGATAGCTGATAATGTGGATGACTCTAGTGCTGATGCAACCTATGATGAGTCCAGTACGATTGTGGATGACTCCAGTGCCAATGCAACCTATGATGAGTCCAGTATAAAT GCTCAAAGACTGCTATCAAAGCAGAAGAACATAATAAAATTGCAAGCAGCTATACGGGGACATTTAGTTCGAAGGCATGCTGTGGGAACTCTTAGGTGTGTTCAGGCCATTGTCAAAATGCAGGTTCTTGTTCGAGCTCGCCGTGCTCGCCTACTTGTTGAAGAATCATGTGATTTTGAGAAGCAAAATGCAAGCAGGGGAAAGAATAATCCCGATCCG AGGAGTGAAAGAGAagcaaaaacaaatatttcactCTCTTACATTTCCATCGAGAAATTACTTAGCAATGGATTTGCCCGTCAG CTGTTGGAATCAACACCTGAGTCCAAATCTATCAACATCAAGTGTGACCCCTTGAGATCGGATTCGGCCTGGAAATGGCTGGAAAGATGGATGTCAGTTTCATCGGTGAGCAATGCCGAGGTACTGGAATCTGGATCAGGTGCAGGGCTGCTAGAGAAGAATAATCTTGAGCACTCTGAAGGCAAAGTGGACTGTGTAGTTCCATCTGATCACTATCCCGAGCAAACAAACTTAGCTGGGTTGAGCGCATCAGTCGAAGCATCTGTAAATGACAATGATTTAATCAGTTGCGAGGAAGATGACGTAGATCTCCAAGTGTGCAAATCAACCTCGCCTTCCTCCAGTCATCCTGACCTACAGAACATTGACAAATCAGATTTAACACATATTGTAACAGAAACAGTTATAAATTTGGAGGCTGAAACAATATCAGAACCTGCTTGTGTTGAGATAACGGAAACAGACTTGAATTTGAAGGTGGACGCAAAATCTCTCCCTGATAACGAAGAAACAGTGCATGAAATCGACTTACCAAATGTGAACAATTTTTCCTCCGAGCAACCTGAAATTGATACTAAGAAATTGTCGAGGAAGGCAAGTAACCCCTCTTTTCTTGCTGCCCAGTCAAAATTTGAAGAACTGAGTTCAGCTGCCAATAATGCTATGCTAGAGTCTTCATCCAACCTGGATCATGATATCGAGTACGACCTGGATGATGAGGTTTGTACTTCTACTGATCAACAACCATTTAGGTCTCAAGGGATTGAATCAGCAGAAAATCCCATTTCCAATGCTCCAGCTGGTCAAATAGGTGGCTCGAAATGTGGGACTCAACTTTCTATTTCATCGACCCTCGATTCACCTGATAGGTCAGAGGTTGGAGTCAATGACATTAAACAGAACCCAAAAATTGCTGACGAGTCTGACCATTCTACAAGTGGAGAAAATTTCGTTCTTGACATCAATGGGATATCAAGCATCCTAGAACCTGATCAATCacacaaaaatattaatcatttGCCTAGGGATGATAGTGGTAACTCAGCTACTGTTGAATGTGATAATTCTGTGGTTCCCACAGACTCACCGCCATTAGAAAAGAAGCCAGAGCCAGATCTAAGTGGCCTGCAGCTGGAGTTGGGATCTGAAGCAAGCCACCTGTTACACAAGCAATCCCCTGAAGCATCTCCAAGAAGCCATACAACTGTCACTGAATCTCAAGCAACTCCTTCTCGCGTAGTTTCTTCAAAACCGAAGAAAAAAAGAGGGGAAAAAAGTGAGTCAAGCTATAAAATTAAGTCCTTATCAGCTGATAAAAAATCCCTTCCGAGCTCTAATCAGGATTCGGCTTCAAGAAGTAGCATGGAGCAGTTACCAAAGGAGCACAAACCTGTAAAAAGGCGAAACTCTTTTGGTTCAGCAAAACCTGATAATGCAGATCAAGAACCGAGAGATAGTAGTAGCAGTAACTCTCTCCCAAGCTACATGCAAGCAACTGAATCTGCAAGAGCGAAAGCTATACCAAGTGGCTCTCCACGATCTAGTCCTGACTTGCATGAGAAGGATATCTACATTAAAAAGAGACGATCTCTACCTGGTTCAAATGGAAGACATGGATCTCCTCGTATTCAGCGTACTTTGTCTCAGGCACAGCAGAATGCTAAGGGAAACGGAACTCATTCTCCTCAAG ACCGCAAGTGGAGGAGGTAA
- the LOC140983622 gene encoding zinc finger CCCH domain-containing protein 6-like: MGGSQKSIRVSWASDVNLCQVRLFLSEESPSQVVLGTQDHLQAKTPWPDQSGDAGTDDNLPPGFEGIQPANLWRVNLSQIPLVTWRWPPRFEVKSEWAVVAGEESTEVEAQNQREMRVLEAVYPRPSAIPPNPSALECAEDSITNYQNTPVVPITPIEDEDAAALDNTTFTSVATNSHLASSHPNHLPHSSISSHGSTTNGILSKDVEPDVVSAAQAALTSILSNGDQHNLIDRELLMTILGNPKMVEQLLTNHATYSSSQNMPSSGMPNMPTSKFQCLPVIRGQPGTTSSTQLMLSSHSSNLPSYSLQNVPFVGVHNTPSTNTQYPPIPTPTHTPTPTPNLRSPPKHSFDSVKFVIDRRGPLSSHLSRPEIIAPSTVTASIPFYPPIRNARPSIPDVMSAPSQGVPLVKGVNYYKSLIQQHGEERRESLPQFGNQSNQPLGTSEEPMHVAKSKDSKQRIMKPCIFFNSPRGCRNGANCAYQHDVSSQQRIGGVPEVQSAKRVKIDREITGT, from the exons atggGAGGATCGCAGAAATCGATAAGGGTCTCTTGGGCATCAGATGTTAATCTTTGTCAG GTAAGGTTGTTTTTGTCGGAAGAATCTCCCTCACAAGTGGTATTGGGAACACAAGATCACCTCCAGGCAAAGACGCCATGGCCAGACCAGTCAGGGGATGCAGGAACTGATGACAATTTACCACCAGGCTTTGAAGGAATCCAGCCTGCAAATCTTTGGAGAGttaatctgtctcaaataccctTAGTTACATGGAGATGGCCTCCAAGA TTTGAAGTGAAGAGTGAATGGGCAGTGGTTGCAGGGGAAGAGAGCACAGAAGTTGAAGCACAGAATCAACGAGAAATGAGAGTTCTAGAAGCCGTATATCCACGCCCCTCAGCTATTCCTCCAAA TCCTTCCGCATTAGAATGTGCTGAAGACTCAATTACCAATTATCAAAACACTCCTGTGGTTCCTATCACACCAATTGAAGATGAGGACGCTGCTGCATTGGATAACACAACATTTACCTCTGTGGCAACTAACAGCCACCTCGCAAGCTCACATCCCAATCACTTGCCCCATTCGTCAATTTCATCTCATGGCAGTACCACAAATGGAATTTTATCTAAAGATGTGGAGCCCGATGTTGTCTCTGCTGCACAGGCTGCCTTGACTTCAATCTTGTCAAATGGTGATCAACATAATCTGATCGATCGAGAGTTGCTTATGACAATTCTCGGCAATCCAAAAATGGTCGAGCAACTCTTGACAAACCATGCCACTTATTCCAGTTCGCAGAATATGCCATCATCTGGAATGCCTAATATGCCCACCTCCAAGTTTCAGTGTCTGCCAGTCATCAGAGGACAACCCGGTACAACTTCCAGCACACAACTTATGCTATCATCTCATTCATCAAATTTGCCATCATACAGCTTGCAGAACGTGCCATTCGTTGGAGTGCATAATACGCCATCTACCAACACACAGTACCCACCCATCCCcacacccacacacacaccCACACCCACACCCAATTTAAGGTCACCCCCCAAGCATTCATTTGATTCTGTCAAATTTGTCATCGATAGAAGAGGGCCACTCTCTTCTCACCTTTCAAGACCAGAAATCATCGCCCCTTCAACGGTTACAGCAAGTATACCTTTTTACCCCCCTATCAGGAATGCACGGCCTTCTATACCTGATGTGATGTCAGCACCTTCTCAGGGAGTTCCGTTGGTGAAGGGCGTAAATTATTACAAGAGTCTCATTCAGCAACATGGAGAAGAAAGGCGGGAAAGTTTGCCTCAATTTGGTAATCAAAGCAACCAACCACTGGGGACAAGTGAAGAACCGATGCATGTGGCAAAATCAAAAGACTCGAAACAAAGGATAATGAAGCCTTGCATCTTTTTTAATAGCCCAAGGGGTTGCAGGAATGGAGCTAATTGTGCATACCAGCATGATGTGTCGTCCCAACAAAGGATTGGTGGTGTTCCAGAGGTTCAAAGTGCCAAGAGGGTTAAAATCGACAGAGAGATTACTGGTACTTGA
- the LOC140982493 gene encoding protein IQ-DOMAIN 32-like isoform X1, with protein MVKSSGACFKIIACGSDSVDHEDLQAPESKSSDERRGWSFRKRSARHRVLSNTIISEAPSSVKKESPESTDVNVLMQSNLTTQEKFSGIQGKEEKTELSARPNIKILDTIADNVDDSSADATYDESSTIVDDSSANATYDESSINVIQAAIRRSLAQRLLSKQKNIIKLQAAIRGHLVRRHAVGTLRCVQAIVKMQVLVRARRARLLVEESCDFEKQNASRGKNNPDPRSEREAKTNISLSYISIEKLLSNGFARQLLESTPESKSINIKCDPLRSDSAWKWLERWMSVSSVSNAEVLESGSGAGLLEKNNLEHSEGKVDCVVPSDHYPEQTNLAGLSASVEASVNDNDLISCEEDDVDLQVCKSTSPSSSHPDLQNIDKSDLTHIVTETVINLEAETISEPACVEITETDLNLKVDAKSLPDNEETVHEIDLPNVNNFSSEQPEIDTKKLSRKASNPSFLAAQSKFEELSSAANNAMLESSSNLDHDIEYDLDDEVCTSTDQQPFRSQGIESAENPISNAPAGQIGGSKCGTQLSISSTLDSPDRSEVGVNDIKQNPKIADESDHSTSGENFVLDINGISSILEPDQSHKNINHLPRDDSGNSATVECDNSVVPTDSPPLEKKPEPDLSGLQLELGSEASHLLHKQSPEASPRSHTTVTESQATPSRVVSSKPKKKRGEKSESSYKIKSLSADKKSLPSSNQDSASRSSMEQLPKEHKPVKRRNSFGSAKPDNADQEPRDSSSSNSLPSYMQATESARAKAIPSGSPRSSPDLHEKDIYIKKRRSLPGSNGRHGSPRIQRTLSQAQQNAKGNGTHSPQDRKWRR; from the exons ACCATCATCTCAGAAGCTCCTTCATCTGTGAAAAAGGAAAGTCCAGAATCTACAGATGTCAACGTCCTTATGCAGTCTAACTTGACTACTCAAGAGAAGTTCTCTGGAATTCAAGGGAAAGAAGAGAAGACTGAGTTGTCTGCTCGACCAAATATAAAGATATTAGACACGATAGCTGATAATGTGGATGACTCTAGTGCTGATGCAACCTATGATGAGTCCAGTACGATTGTGGATGACTCCAGTGCCAATGCAACCTATGATGAGTCCAGTATAAATGTAATCCAGGCTGCTATCAGGCGATCTCTG GCTCAAAGACTGCTATCAAAGCAGAAGAACATAATAAAATTGCAAGCAGCTATACGGGGACATTTAGTTCGAAGGCATGCTGTGGGAACTCTTAGGTGTGTTCAGGCCATTGTCAAAATGCAGGTTCTTGTTCGAGCTCGCCGTGCTCGCCTACTTGTTGAAGAATCATGTGATTTTGAGAAGCAAAATGCAAGCAGGGGAAAGAATAATCCCGATCCG AGGAGTGAAAGAGAagcaaaaacaaatatttcactCTCTTACATTTCCATCGAGAAATTACTTAGCAATGGATTTGCCCGTCAG CTGTTGGAATCAACACCTGAGTCCAAATCTATCAACATCAAGTGTGACCCCTTGAGATCGGATTCGGCCTGGAAATGGCTGGAAAGATGGATGTCAGTTTCATCGGTGAGCAATGCCGAGGTACTGGAATCTGGATCAGGTGCAGGGCTGCTAGAGAAGAATAATCTTGAGCACTCTGAAGGCAAAGTGGACTGTGTAGTTCCATCTGATCACTATCCCGAGCAAACAAACTTAGCTGGGTTGAGCGCATCAGTCGAAGCATCTGTAAATGACAATGATTTAATCAGTTGCGAGGAAGATGACGTAGATCTCCAAGTGTGCAAATCAACCTCGCCTTCCTCCAGTCATCCTGACCTACAGAACATTGACAAATCAGATTTAACACATATTGTAACAGAAACAGTTATAAATTTGGAGGCTGAAACAATATCAGAACCTGCTTGTGTTGAGATAACGGAAACAGACTTGAATTTGAAGGTGGACGCAAAATCTCTCCCTGATAACGAAGAAACAGTGCATGAAATCGACTTACCAAATGTGAACAATTTTTCCTCCGAGCAACCTGAAATTGATACTAAGAAATTGTCGAGGAAGGCAAGTAACCCCTCTTTTCTTGCTGCCCAGTCAAAATTTGAAGAACTGAGTTCAGCTGCCAATAATGCTATGCTAGAGTCTTCATCCAACCTGGATCATGATATCGAGTACGACCTGGATGATGAGGTTTGTACTTCTACTGATCAACAACCATTTAGGTCTCAAGGGATTGAATCAGCAGAAAATCCCATTTCCAATGCTCCAGCTGGTCAAATAGGTGGCTCGAAATGTGGGACTCAACTTTCTATTTCATCGACCCTCGATTCACCTGATAGGTCAGAGGTTGGAGTCAATGACATTAAACAGAACCCAAAAATTGCTGACGAGTCTGACCATTCTACAAGTGGAGAAAATTTCGTTCTTGACATCAATGGGATATCAAGCATCCTAGAACCTGATCAATCacacaaaaatattaatcatttGCCTAGGGATGATAGTGGTAACTCAGCTACTGTTGAATGTGATAATTCTGTGGTTCCCACAGACTCACCGCCATTAGAAAAGAAGCCAGAGCCAGATCTAAGTGGCCTGCAGCTGGAGTTGGGATCTGAAGCAAGCCACCTGTTACACAAGCAATCCCCTGAAGCATCTCCAAGAAGCCATACAACTGTCACTGAATCTCAAGCAACTCCTTCTCGCGTAGTTTCTTCAAAACCGAAGAAAAAAAGAGGGGAAAAAAGTGAGTCAAGCTATAAAATTAAGTCCTTATCAGCTGATAAAAAATCCCTTCCGAGCTCTAATCAGGATTCGGCTTCAAGAAGTAGCATGGAGCAGTTACCAAAGGAGCACAAACCTGTAAAAAGGCGAAACTCTTTTGGTTCAGCAAAACCTGATAATGCAGATCAAGAACCGAGAGATAGTAGTAGCAGTAACTCTCTCCCAAGCTACATGCAAGCAACTGAATCTGCAAGAGCGAAAGCTATACCAAGTGGCTCTCCACGATCTAGTCCTGACTTGCATGAGAAGGATATCTACATTAAAAAGAGACGATCTCTACCTGGTTCAAATGGAAGACATGGATCTCCTCGTATTCAGCGTACTTTGTCTCAGGCACAGCAGAATGCTAAGGGAAACGGAACTCATTCTCCTCAAG ACCGCAAGTGGAGGAGGTAA
- the LOC140983621 gene encoding uncharacterized protein — protein MGQSSSSEKEESPELREVQSLAASTGALPSLQKAFSLLSDPQTKSVPVHSLKKCFELSLDNFESDYTVASKELSIMFSHLGTTIVDLFFPTDENGVNWIDFLRGYTKCCGRAVASTYFNNLLRVFSKTCSGAGLPVNLQFEQYDDDCKIGGSLSPREVLRLLLICWILSWDSRSLKLNMGKSKGKCSLPDISHLLLSAIESCVESDHELDFWTSDVSDLDIQLMATKIHSWALKTVPNLADCLSQFVHSRLCYPVTCENKSESSCSSAHDNPSSTSSDTSLLTSGRAWAISLTVRSPIYEEISKACFPSDDPDEKNENLIYRSSLHGKGLNRFWSNVDGYNGPLLVLISACEDASSPRRWIIGALTHQGFENKELFYGNSGSLYTLSPIFHSLTSSGTEKNLVYSHLHPAGRLYDAHPKPVGIAFGGSIGNERIFMDEDFARVTIRHHAVDKTYRHGALFPYQGFLPAEAAVFEVEVWGLGGATAREIQDSYKKRENLFTEQRRKVDLKTFANWEDSPEKLMMDMISNPHAARREKR, from the exons ATGGGCCAATCGTCATCAAGTGAGAAAGAGGAATCGCCGGAGCTGCGTGAAGTACAATCACTTGCTGCGTCAACTGGAGCCCTCCCTTCTCTGCAAAAGGCGTTCTCTCTTCTTTCTGATCCTCAGACTAAATCAGTTCCTGTGCACTCTCTGAAG AAATGTTTTGAGTTGAGTCTGGATAACTTCGAATCTGACTATACAGTAGCATCTAAGGAGTTATCCATTATGTTCAGTCATCTGGGCACGACGATAGTTGACTTGTTTTTTCCTACTGATGAAAATGGAGTGAATTGGATTGACTTCTTGAGAGGTTACACAAAATGTTGTGGAAGAGCAGTGGCTTCAACATATTTCAACAATTTATTACGAGTTTTTTCCAAGACATGTTCCGGGGCTGGACTTCCCGTGAATTTGCAATTTGAGCAGTATGATGATGATTGTAAGATTGGGGGATCGTTATCACCTCGTGAGGTTCTAAGGCTTCTTTTGATTTGTTGGATATTATCATGGGATTCTAGGTCATTGAAGTTGAATATGGGGAAGAGTAAAGGGAAATGCAGTCTTCCTGATATTTCTCACTTGTTATTATCAGCTATTGAATCATGTGTGGAAAGTGATCATGAGTTAGATTTTTGGACTTCCGATGTTTCAGACTTGGATATTCAGCTTATGGCTACGAAAATTCATTCGTGGGCTTTGAAGACTGTACCAAATCTAGCAGATTGCCTATCACAGTTCGTCCATTCAAGACTTTGCTACCCTGTCACCTGTGAG AACAAATCAGAGTCATCTTGCTCTTCCGCACATGATAACCCGTCATCAACAAGTTCTGATACTAGCCTTTTAACTTCTGGAAGGGCTTGGGCAATCTCACTTACTGTGAGAAGTCCTATATACGAAgaaatatcaaaagcttgcttCCCCAGTGATGATCCTGATGAGAAGAATGAAAACCTCATATATAG ATCATCTCTTCACGGAAAAGGGCTGAACCGGTTTTGGTCAAATGTTGACGGTTACAATGGTCCATTACTAGTGCTGATTTCTGCTTGTGAGGATGCAAGCAGCCCTAGGAGATGGATCATCGGTGCACTTACTCATCAgggttttgaaaataaggaattattttatggaaattcCGGAAGTTTGTACACTTTAAGTCCCATCTTTCATTCATTAACATCATCCG GAACGGAGAAAAACTTGGTCTATAGCCATTTGCATCCGGCTGGTAGACTATATGATGCTCATCCAAAACCAGTGGGAATTGCATTTGGCGGTTCTATAGGAAATGAAAGAATATTTATGGATGAGGATTTTGCTAGAGTTACTATACGTCACCATGCCGTTGATAAAACTTACCGACACGGTGCTCTATTTCCATATCAG GGTTTTTTGCCGGCTGAAGCTGCAGTTTTTGAAGTAGAAGTATGGGGATTAGGGGGCGCAACAGCCAGAGAAATTCAAGATTCATATAAGAAGAGAGAAAATCTCTTTACAGAGCAAAGACGGAAG GTGGACCTGAAAACATTTGCTAATTGGGAAGATTCACCGGAGAAGCTGATGATGGACATGATTTCGAATCCTCACGCAGCCAGGAGGGAAAAACGATGA